The nucleotide window TGTTCGAGATCGTCACCGGTGTGCTCAACATCCAATATGACTACATCTTCGGGTTCAGCTTCTACACCGGGCACTATTTCGGGGCCTGGGTGTTCATCGCCGGTTTTCTCCTGCACATCGTGGTCAAAATTCCGCATATGATCACCGGGCTGCGGTCGTTGTCGTTGCGAGAAGTGCTGCGCACCAACGTGACTGATACCCACCCAGAACCGCCCGATGCCACCGGCCTGGTGGCCGCCGACCCGGCCGAACCGACGATGAGCCGGCGCGGGTCGCTGGCTTTGGTTGGTTCCGGTGTGTTGCTGATCGCGGCACTGACCGTCGGGCAGACCCTCGGCGGGGCCACCCGCAATCTCGCTCTGCTGCTGCCCCGAGGTCGGTCGGCCCGAGCCGGCGGTGACTTCCCGGTCAACAAAACCGCCGCAACGGCCGGCATCACGCCGGACAGCGTCGGGGCGGGTTGGCGGCTGCTGCTGCGTGGCGGACCCGCGCAGGTGGATCTGGATCGCGCCGCCCTGGCCGCACTGCCGCAACATACTGCGCGGCTGCCGATCGCCTGCGTCGAAGGGTGGTCGACGGTCCAGACCTGGGGCGGGGTGCGTCTGACGGACTTGGCGCGGATGGCCGGGGTGCCGCAACCACGCTCGGCTCGGGTGGCGTCACTGCAGCGCGGTGGCGCCTTTGGCTCGGCGGTCCTGCAGGCCAACCAGGTCACCGATCCCGATGCGCTGCTGGCGTTGCGGGTTAACGGCCAGGACCTGCCCCTGGATCATGGCTACCCCGCGCGCATCATCGTTCCCGCGTTGCCGGGCGTGCACAACACCAAATGGGTGGCGTCGATCGAATTCGAGGCGCGCTGAGATGCGGAAATTCGGCAAGCGGTTGGGCGAATACTACGGAGCGCATCCGTTGCACCTGCTGACCATGTTGTCCGGCTTCGCGTTGCTGGGCTACCTGGTGGCGACCTTCACGCCGGCGGCGCTGTGGAATCCAGGGACCTGGTGGCAGTCGATTGTGGTGTGGCTCGCCGCCGCGGTCATCTGCCACGACCTGGTGCTCTTTCCCCTCTATGCGCTGGCCGACTGGATTCTGGACAGACTGGTCGGGCGTAGAACCCGTCGGTATCGCCCGGCGGTGTCGGCCCGCAATTACCTTCGGGTCCCGGTGCTGGCCGCCGGCCTCACCCTGCTCGTCTTCTTGCCGGGCATCATCGAACAGGGTGCTGCGACATATCAGGCGGCGACCGGCCAGACACAACAGCCATTCTTGGGCAGATGGCTGCTGCTGACCGCGGTGATCTTCGCCGTCAGCGCCCTCGCATACGGGGCACGACTCGTCCTGGAGCGTCGGCAGGATCCTCAGCGAATAGGTTCTGCGCCCTAGCGCCGGTTGGCGCAGCGGGAAACTTGGCGACAGGCTCAAGAAGTCTCAAGAAGTCTCAAGGCCTTGCCAATCTGAAGGAGTACGCTCCCCCACATGACGGCGAGCGGTCCGACAATGATGTCCCGCATGAAGTGGTTGCTACGCGCCCGTCCGGCCGATTACCTGCTGGCTTTGAGTGTTGCTGGTGCATCGCTGCCGGTGGTGGGTAAGCATCTCGAGCCGCTGGGCGGAGCTACCGCGATGAGTGTCTGGGGTGCCCGGCAGGCGCCGGTATTTCTCTCCGCCAGGACGAAAGAACTGCTCACCCCCGGCCTCAACGACGTCCGCCGTCGCGACCGGGCGAGCGTGACCGCGGTATCGGCAGCGGCGCTGCGCGGCATCGTGTCGGCCGCCGACCTAGACGTTGACTGGCCGGAACCACAGCGCACGCCCCCGGTGTGGGGCGCCCTGCGGCACCGCCGTTACTTGCACCGGAGCGGCGTTCACTACGGGAACAGTCCGGCCCAATTGCTTGACGTGTGGCGCCGCAAGGAGCTGCCGGCCGAACCCGCGCCGGTGCTGTTATTCGTCCCGGGCGGCGCTTGGATCCACGGCAGTCGCACCATCCAGGGCTATTCGCTGCTGTCACGGTTGGCCGAACAAGGGTGGGTCTGCCTGGCTATTGACTATCGCGTCTCGCCGCATCACCGTTGGCCCCGCCATATCCAGGACGTCAAGGCCGCGATCGCGTGGGCACGGGCCAACGTCGACAAATTTGGTGGCGACCGCGACTTCATCGCGGTAGCGGGATGTTCGGCCGGCGGCCACCTGTCCGCGTTGGCCGGCCTCACCGCCAACGACCCCGGCTACCAGCCCGAGCTGCCGGAAGCCGACACGTCGGTCGATGCCGTAGTCGGCATCTACGGTCGGTACGACTGGGAGGACCGCTCCACTCCCGAACGCATCCGGTTCGTGGACTTCCTGGAGCGAGTGGTGGTCAAACGGTCGATCAGACGCCATCCGCAGGTGTTCCGCGACGCGTCACCGATCGCCCGGGTGCATACCAACGCGCCGCCATTCCTGGTGATACACGGCAGCAGTGACAGCGTCATTCCGGTGGCCCAGGCGCGCAGCTTCGTCGAGCGACTACGCGCGGTATCGCGGTCACTGGTCGCTTACCTGGAGCTTCCGGGTGCCGGCCACGGCTTTGACCTACTGGATGGCGCTCGCACTGGGCCTGCCACGCATGCGATTTCGCTGTTTCTCAACGAGGTCTATCGCGGTCGAAGAGGAATTGCGAAAGAGGTCATCTGAGGGTCGGCCGACTGATGGTCGGGCTATGACTAGGGGGCTGGGGTGAAACGGCTCAGTGGCTGGGACGCCGTACTGCTATACAGCGAGACGCCCAATGTGCACATGCACACGCTCAAGGTTGCCGTGATCGAACTCGACCCCGCCCGGCGCCCATTCGGTGTCGAGGCGTTCCGTGACGTGATCGGCGAACGCCTGGGCAAGCTTGAGCCGCTGGGCTATCAGCTGGTCGATATCCCGTGGAAGTTCCACCACCCGATGTGGCGTGAGCACTGCGCGGTCGATCTCGATTACCACATCCGGCCCTGGCAGCTCGGCGCCCCAGGCGGCCGGCGCGAATTGGATGACGCAATCGGTCACATTGCCAGCACACCGCTGGATCGTCGGTATCCGTTGTGGGAGATGTATTTCGTCGAGGGGCTTGCCAACCGCCGAGTGGCGGTGGTTGCCAAAATCCATCACGCGCTTGCCGACGGCGTGGCCTCGGCAAACCTGATGGCGCGCGGGATGGGCCTGCTGCCCGGACCCGAAGGTAACCCCTATGTCTCCGATCCGGCTCCCACCAAGCGGGAGTTGATTAGCTCCGCGATGGTGGACCATCTGCGCCATCTTGGACGGATTCCGGCGACGATGCGTTATACCGCGCAGGGTCTGGCCCGGGTGCGGCGCAGCTCACGGAAGCTATCTCCGGAGCTGACTCGGCCGTTCACCCCGCCCCCAACCTTTATGAACCACCTGCTCACCCCGGAGCGCAGGTTTGCGACCGCAACGTTGGCCCTCGCCGATGTGAAGGTGACCGGAAAGAAGCTCGGGGTGACGATCAATGACATGGTGCTGGCCATGTCCAGCGGAGCCCTGCGCAACCTGCTGTTGCGCTACGACGGCAAGGCCGAGCCGTTGCTGGCTTCGGTCCCGGTGAGTTACGACTTTTCGCCGGAGCGGATATCCGGCAACCACTTCAGCGGGATGTTGGTGGCGCTGCCGGTCGACTGCGACGACCCGCTGGAAAGGGTTCAGGCGACACACGAAAACGCGGTGTCAGCAAAAGAGAGCCACCAGCTGCTGGGGCCGGAACTGGTCAGCCGTTGGGCGGCGTACTGGCCACCGGCGGGCACCGAAGCCGCGTTTCGGTGGATGTCTTCCCGCGACGGGCAGAACAAGGTCCTTAACTTGAATATCTCGAACGTCCCGGGCCCACGAGAACGCGGCCGAGTGGGCGGTGCGCTGGTGACCGAGTTGTATTCGGTGGGACCGTTGACCGCTGGTAGCGGGCTGAACATCACCGTGTGGAGCTATGTCGATCAGCTCAACATCTCGGTACTCACAGACGGTGCCACCGTAGAGGACCCGCACGAGGTGACCGAGGCCATGATCGCTGACTTTATCGAAATACGCAGGGCCGCAGGGATTTCTGAAGAACTGACGGTCGTCGAGGACGCGATGGCGCAAGCTTGAGCTAGGGCATCATCCACATCGGAAGGAGCTGTGACGCACTGTGAGCCAAGAATCCGGCGACGCCGAACCCGCAGTTCTGGTCGAACAACGCGATCGGATCCTAATCATCACGATCAACCGGCCGAAGGCCAAGAACGCGGTCAACGCCGCGGTCAGCCGGGGTCTGGCCGATGCGATGGATCGGCTCGACGACGACGCCGGGCTGTCGGTGGGGATCCTGGCCGGCGCGGGCGGTTCCTTTTGCGCGGGCATGGATCTCAAGGCGTTCGCCCGCGGCGAGAACGTTGTCGTCCAGGGCCGGGGGCTGGGCTTCACCGAACGGCCGCCCGCCAAACCACTCATCGCGGCGGTGGAGGGATACGCGTTGGCCGGTGGTACGGAGCTGGCGTTGGCCACCGACATGATTGTGGCGGCTAGTGACTCGGCGTTCGGAATCCCCGAGGTCAAACGTGGTTTGGTGGCCGGCGGCGGGGGACTGTTGCGCCTTCCTGAGCGCATCCCCTATGCGATCGCCATGGAGCTGGCCCTGACTGGAGACAGCCTGCCCGCCGCACGCGCCCACGAGCTCGGGTTGGTCAATGTCTTGGCCGACCCCGGGGCCGCCCTAGAGGCTGCGGTCGCTTTGGCTGAAAAGATCACCGCCAATGGGCCGCTGGCGGTGGCGGCCACCAAACGGATCATTACCGAATCCCGTGGTTGGAGCCTGGACGCCCGGTTCGCCGAACAAATGAAGATCTTGGCGCCGGTCTTCATGTCCAACGACGCCAAGGAGGGCGCGATCGCGTTCGCCGAGAAGCGTCCGCCCCGCTGGACCGGTACCTAGCCGGTTCAGGTTGGCTACGGCGTTGGTCCGCAACATTTTTCGCGATCGTTGCGTCAGTCATCTGGTCGCTTGCCGGCGCAACTCGGCAAGCGGGGCAGGCCGTGGGGTGATGGAGCTATCCGGGCGGCTCGCCACCGCCGAGATAAGTTACACTAAGAGCTAGTTTTGTAAAGGCGGGCATCCGGAAGGGTTGCGGATGAGCATTGCGTTGCTCCTCGAGATGGCTGCGTCGAGCAACCCTGACCGCGTGGCTTTGGTGTCCCATGACGTGTCGGGTGACGCGCGGCTGACGACGCAACAACTCAGTGATCTGGCCGACGGGGGCGCCGGGGTCATTGCGGCATCGGCCGCTGAGCATGTGGTGTACGTTGGCGCCGGGGGCGCGATGCTGCCGCTGCTGGTCTTCGCTGCGGCGCGCGCCGGACTACCGTTCACGCCGATCAACTACCGGCTATCCGCGGCGAGTGTCCAGGCCCTGATCGGGCGGTTGCCGCGGCCCGTGGTCATCGTCGACGACCGCTACCGGGACCTGCTCGCGGGTTGGTCGGCGCAGCTGCTGGACTCCGGCGAATTTCTCCGTGCCGCGCGTAGCGTCGAGCCGGCAGCTGAGTTCCCCGACCCGGATTCGGTGGCGATCGTGTTGTTCACCTCGGGTACCACGTCGCAGCCCAAGGCCGTCGAACTCACCCACAACAACCTGACCAGCTACATCACCGGGACGGTCGAATTCGAGTCGGCCGCACCGACCGATGCCGCGCTGATCTGTGTGCCGCCCTACCATGTCGCCGGTATCGGTGCCGCGCTGTCTAATCTGTATGCCGGTCGAAAGATGGTTTACCTGACCAACTTTGATCCCGCGGAATGGGTTCGGCTGGTTAATGCCGAGCAGGTCACCACCGCGACCGTGGTGCCGACGATGCTGGATCGCATCGTCACCGTGCTAGAGACCGGCGAGCACAAGCTGCCCTCGCTGCGCAACCTGGCCTACGGCGGTTCTAGGGTGGGCCTGCCGCTGGTCCGCCGGGCGCTGGAACTGTTGCCGGACGTAGGTTTCGTCAACGCCTACGGCCTGACCGAAACCAGCTCGACTATCGCGGTGCTGACCCCCGACGATCACCGGGCGGCGCAGTGCGCCTCGGACGCCACCGTCGCCCGGCGGTTGGCGTCGGTAGGACGTCCGGTGCCGGGCATCGAGCTGCAGATCCGCGGTCCCGACGATGCCGTGTTGGGGCCCGGTGAAACCGGTGAGCTGTTTGTCCGCGGCGAGCAGGTATCCGGGCGCTACACCGGGATCGGTTCGGTCCTCGATGAAGCCGGCTGGTTCGCGACGAAGGACATCGGCATGCTCGATGAAGACGGCTATCTGTTCATTGGTGGACGCAGTGACGACACCATCATTCGCGGCGGCGAGAACATCGCGCCGGCGGAGCTGGAGGAGGTGCTGATCGAGCACCCGCAGGTGCGCGATGTCGCCGTGGTTGGTGTGGAGGACCCGCATTGGGGGCAGGCCATTGTCGCCGTGGTGGTGCCCGAGCGCGGGATTGATCCTGATCCGGCGGAATTGCGCGACTACGTGCGAAAGAGTTTGCGCGGGTCGCGCACCCCCGACCGGGTAGTGTTTCGCGACGAGCTGCCAACGACCGCCACCGGCAAGGTACTTCGCCGGGAGATCATCGAAGAACTAGCAGGAACGAAATCATGATCAAAAACGGAACCCGTCTCGCCAGCCAGGTATGCGACACCCAGGTGATCGTCGTCAGAACGGCCGACAGCCTCGATGACCTGCGATGCGGGGGTGCATCGATGGTGGCGATCGGTGCCGAACGGTCGGGGCAGCTCGACCCGGACTTTGCCGACGGCTCGGTGATGGGCAAGCGCTATGTCGACGACAACGGCGCCGAACTGCTGGTCACCAAACCCGGTGCTGGGTCATTGAGTATCGGTGCCACCAAGCTGCAACTCAAAGAGGTCAAGCCGCTACCGGCTAGCGACTGAGTTCACTGCACGACTTTGTTTCGCGCGACGAACTCCCTTGCCTTGACCAAGAATTCGAGCTGATCACCGACTTCGCGCAACGGTTCGACGCTGCGTGTCGACCGGCACAAGATGATGGCGCCTTCTAGCGCGGCGACGGACGTCACCGCCAGCGAGGCTGCGGCCGACTCGGCAAAACCGTCGGTGACGAATGCCCGCGTCAACGCCGCACACCAGCGATTCAGAATGGCGCCGGCCTCGGCGGCTAGTTCGAGTTCGTCGTCGGCGGGGCTGATCGCGGCTGCCACCACCGGGCAACCGGCGGTGAAGCCGCCCTCGGTGAGCAAATGTTCCCAGAAATTGACGAACTCGCGCAGCAGCACTCGAGCACCCTTGCCGGCGGCCTTGTCAATCACGGCAGTGATGGAGTCGCCCGCGTAACGCAGCGCCTCGATCAGAATCTGATTGCGCCCGTCGGGAAAGTGGTAGTACACCGAGCCGCGCGGGGCACCGCTGCGCGCCAGCACCGAGTCAATGGTCACCCCCGCGGCGCCTCGTTCACGCATCACTTGGGCAGCGCTGATCAGCATCTTGTTGCGGGTGCCGCCGCGCTTTGCGGGGGTGCTGCCGGGCGGGGTCATGCGGCGGGCACGTGCCCGTGTGCGTGCCGGGCGACCGGCAAATGCAGGTTGCGTGGGCGCAACCGCGCTGGCCGGAACCGCAGTTCTCGGGTGAATCGATAGCCGGCAATGTTGAGTTCGACGATCCACATGACTACTCCCGGCAGGTGTGGTTTTTCATGCGCCGGGGCCCCCGGCCCATTGATTATGCAAGTCAGCATATTCCTAGGCTGAACACCGGCGCAAGAGTTGGCGGCCCGCCCATAGCACCCCAATTTTCTATGTTCTATTGCATAGTAAATATTTCTGCGATTTACTGAGCCGATGACCACCGTTTCGCATGTTCCGCAATCCGCCCTGCCTGAGCTATCGACCGTGACCCTCGAGCGGGACGGGCACGTCCTGCTGATCGGCCTGAACCGACCGCAAAAACGCAACTCGTTCGATCGGACGATGTTCGCCGATCTGTCCCGTGCCTACGCGCTGCTGGAATCCGACAGCTCGGTGCGCGCCGGGGTGCTGTTCGCCCATGGCGACCACTTCACCGGCGGTCTGGATCTCGTGGACGTCGGCCCGAGCATCGCGGCCGGGCAGACGCCGTTCCCGGATGACGGCCGCGACCCATGGCGACTGGACGGCCAGTGGACCACCCCCTTGGTCGCCGTGGCCCACGGTTGGTGCATGACGCTGGGCATCGAATTGTTGCTGGCCGCCGATATTCGCATCGCGGCGGCGGGAACCCGCTTCAGTCAGCTGGAAGTGCAGCGCGGGATCTACCCCTTCGGCGGGGCGACGATCCGGCTGCCTCGGGAAGCCGGGTGGGGTAACGCCATGCGGTGGCTGCTCACCGGCGACGAGTTCGACGCGGTCGAGGCCCACCGCGTGGGGCTGGTGCAGGAAGTGGCCGACGATGCGCCGGCGGCGTTGGCCCGGGCCCGCGAAATTGCGCACACCATCGCCGACCGCGCCGCACCGCTAGGAGTGCAGGCCACCCTGGCCTCGGCGCACCTGGCGCGTCAAGAAGGCGAGGATGCCGCGATCAAGCGGCTGATTCCCGACATGAGGGCGTTGTTCACCAGTGAGGATGCCGCCGAGGGGGTGCAATCGTTCATCGAACGGCGGCAAGCCCGGTTCGTGGGCCGCTAACCGCCGCTAGCCCTCGATGGTGTGGCCCATCGGCATCAACACGCTCTTTTGCTGCGTGAAGTGTTCAACGCCTTCCGGCCCGTTCTCTCGGCCGATGCCGGAATTCTTGTAACCGCCGAACGGGCAGCACGGATCAAAGGCGTACCAGTTGATGGCGAAGGTCCCGGTGCGGATCTTCTCCGAGATCTCGATGCCCTTGGCGATATCGCTGGTCCATACGCTGCCGGCCAGGCCGTACACCGAATCGTTGGCGATCGTGACCGCGTCCTCCTCGGTGTCATAGGGGATTACCACGAGCACCGGCCCGAAGATCTCCTCTTGCGCGATGGTCATCTTGTTGTCGACGTCCGCGAAAACCGTGGGTTGCACGTAAAAGCCCTTGTCTAAGACGTCCGAGCCTTCCGGGCGGCCGCCGCCACACACCAACCGGGCACCTTCCTCGATACCCTTGGCAATGTAGCCCTCTACCCGGGCGCGCTGCTTCTCCGAAATCAGCGACCCGATCTGGGCGGCGGGGTCCGACGGCGGACCCATCGGTAGGGCCTGCACGAAAGCGCTTACCGCGTCCACTATTTCGTCGTAGCGTGAGCGTGGTGCCAGGATGCGTGTTTGGCCCACACAAGCCTGCCCGGTGTTCATGATCCCGGAAAACACCATCATCGGGATCGCGGTGGTCAGATCGACATCCTCGAGGAGTATGGCCGCGGACTTTCCGCCCAGCTCCAGTGTGCAGGGCTTGAGCAGATCTGCGGCGCGGCGGCCGATCTCCTTGCCGACCGCCGAGCTGCCGGTGAAGGTGAACAAGTCGACGTCAGGGTTGGATGTCAACGCTTGTCCGGTCTCAACCCCGCCGGGCACCACCGACAGCACACCGTCGGGCAGGCCGGCCTCGGCGAACACCTCCGCCAAAGCGTTTGCAGTCAAGGGTGTTTCGGCCGCCGGCTTGAGCACGACCGTGCAGCCGGCCAACAGTGCCGGGCCTAGCTTGTTAACCGCCAGGAACAGCGGCACGTTCCACGCCACGATCGCCCCCACCACGCCGATCGGCTCGCGATGGACGATGGTCTGCCCGTAGGAGCCGGTGCGGATTTCCTTCCATTTGACCTGGTCGACGGCCGGGCCGGCGAAGAAGTTCATCGCTCCCATCGAGCCCATCCAGTGCATCGTCTCGATGGTGGTGGGCGGCTGGCCGGTCTCGTCGGCGAGCAGCTTGGCGAAGTGGTCCTTGCGCTCCTCGAGGAGCTTGAGGGCGTTCGCGATGACCGCTGCACGCTCCTTTGGCGGCGTCGCGGGCCAGGGCCCGTGATCGAATGCCGCGCGAGCCGCCGCCACGGCGGCGTCGACGTCGGCGGCTGCCGCTAACGGCACCTTGCCCACATACTCCCCGGTGGCCGGACAATGCACCTCAATGACGTCCGAGGTCGATGGCTGTGTCCACTTGCCACCGATGAAGAGTTTGTCGTATTCGGTCTTCTCGCCCATGGCGCCACCCTACCCAAGCCGAAGCAAAACGAGAACACGTTCCATTATGGTGCCCGAAGGACCAGCACCAGATTACTCACCAAGAACTCCCGCAGCACGGGCACCGACGCTAGCCACCATGCCCATCGCGGGTGGTAGCGGGGAAATGCAGCTATCGCGGCTCCAGTGCTGGTGGCCCAGTCCAGCCCCTCGGCGGCGGACACCGCAAACAACGACGACCCGTAGTTATTCTTCGCTGGATGGCCGTGTTTGCGCGCATAGCGGGCGGCGGCCCGGGCACCGCCGAGATAGTGGGTCAGCCCCATCTCATGGCCACCGAACGGGCCGAGCCAGACGGTGTAGGACAGCACGACCAGTCCGCCCGGCCGAGTCACCCGCAGCATCTCGGCGCCGAGTTGCCAGGGGCGTGGCACGTGCTCGGCCACATTGGACGACAGGCAGATGTCCACGACGTCGTCGGCGAACGGCAGTGCCATACCCGAGGCCCGGACAAACGAGCCCGGCGCAGGTGCATGAGCCGGTCCCGCCGCGTGCATCTCGTTGGGGTCGGGTTCCACGCCGATATACCGGACACCGGCGTCAGCGAATGCCGATGCGAAATAGCCAGGCCCCCCGCCGACATCGAGCAGACTACGGCCGGCGAGGGGGCCGCCATGGGTGGCACGCCAGAGATCGCCGACCATGGTTGCGGTGTCGCCCGCGAGTGCGCCGTAGAAGCGTGCCGGGTCCGTCTGTTCGTAGCGGAATTTCGACGCCAGTTGTAGGGACCGCCGCAGCGTTGCCCGCCGCGCGAAAGCGTCGGTAACACCTGGGGCAATGCTCATCCGCCACCGCATCGCCGCGAGCCTAACGCGAGGGTGGCTCCGGCCGCCGAGAGTGTCCCGGGCGCTCCGCTTGGCGCATGGCGTCGACAGGCTAGGCTGACCACTGATGTCTGAACTGCGCTCGGTGTTGCTGCTGTGCTGGCGCGATACCGGACACCCGCAGGGCGGCGGCAGCGAAACCTACTTGCAGCGGATCGGCGCGCAGCTAGCCGCCACCGGCATTGAGGTCACACTGCGCACCGCCCGCTACCCAGGTGCGCCTCGACGCGAAGTGGTCGACGGGGTGCGAATCAGCCGAGCCGGTGGACGCTACTCGGTGTACGTGTGGGCGTTGCTGGCGATGGCTGCCGCGCGATTCGGCTTGGGGCCACTGCGACGGGTACGTCCGGATGTGGTTGTCGACACCCAGAACGGTCTGCCGTTCCTTGCCCGGCTGCTCTACGGGCAGCGGACGGTACTACTGGTGCACCATTGCCATCGCGAGCAGTGGCCGGTGGCCGGCCCGGTGCTTGGGCGACTCGGCTGGTTTGTCGAGTCCACGTTGTCGCCGCGGTTGAACCGGCACAACCAATACGTGACGGTCTCGTTGCCGTCGGCGCGGGATCTGGTCGCCCTCGGTGTGGACAGCCAGCGGATTGCGGTGGTCCGCAACGGTCTCGACGAGGCGCCAGCGCAAACGTTGCGCGGCCCGCGTGCGTCCGCGCCGCGGGTGGTAGTGCTGTCCCGGTTGGTGCCGCACAAGCAGATCGAGGACGCTTTGCAGGCGGTCGCGCAGCTGCGTCGACGAACCCCGGGGATACCGAATCTGCACATCGACGTGGTCGGTGGCGGCTGGTGGCGGCAGCGACTCGTCGACCATGTACAGCGACTTGGCATTTCCGATGCGGTGACCTTCCATGGCC belongs to Mycobacterium basiliense and includes:
- a CDS encoding molybdopterin-dependent oxidoreductase; the encoded protein is MPDPEEGEQDNGYGFPARLWRTLEGHPPPGVQRLARFRSPLRGPWLTSVFGLVLLVTLPIVTLTGLLSYVAYAPQFGQAIPGDVGWLRLPSFAWPTRPSWLYRLTQGVHVGLGLVIIPVVLAKLWSVIPKLFVWPPARSIAQLLERLSLLMLVGGVLFEIVTGVLNIQYDYIFGFSFYTGHYFGAWVFIAGFLLHIVVKIPHMITGLRSLSLREVLRTNVTDTHPEPPDATGLVAADPAEPTMSRRGSLALVGSGVLLIAALTVGQTLGGATRNLALLLPRGRSARAGGDFPVNKTAATAGITPDSVGAGWRLLLRGGPAQVDLDRAALAALPQHTARLPIACVEGWSTVQTWGGVRLTDLARMAGVPQPRSARVASLQRGGAFGSAVLQANQVTDPDALLALRVNGQDLPLDHGYPARIIVPALPGVHNTKWVASIEFEAR
- a CDS encoding alpha/beta hydrolase, which gives rise to MTASGPTMMSRMKWLLRARPADYLLALSVAGASLPVVGKHLEPLGGATAMSVWGARQAPVFLSARTKELLTPGLNDVRRRDRASVTAVSAAALRGIVSAADLDVDWPEPQRTPPVWGALRHRRYLHRSGVHYGNSPAQLLDVWRRKELPAEPAPVLLFVPGGAWIHGSRTIQGYSLLSRLAEQGWVCLAIDYRVSPHHRWPRHIQDVKAAIAWARANVDKFGGDRDFIAVAGCSAGGHLSALAGLTANDPGYQPELPEADTSVDAVVGIYGRYDWEDRSTPERIRFVDFLERVVVKRSIRRHPQVFRDASPIARVHTNAPPFLVIHGSSDSVIPVAQARSFVERLRAVSRSLVAYLELPGAGHGFDLLDGARTGPATHAISLFLNEVYRGRRGIAKEVI
- a CDS encoding WS/DGAT/MGAT family O-acyltransferase, which produces MKRLSGWDAVLLYSETPNVHMHTLKVAVIELDPARRPFGVEAFRDVIGERLGKLEPLGYQLVDIPWKFHHPMWREHCAVDLDYHIRPWQLGAPGGRRELDDAIGHIASTPLDRRYPLWEMYFVEGLANRRVAVVAKIHHALADGVASANLMARGMGLLPGPEGNPYVSDPAPTKRELISSAMVDHLRHLGRIPATMRYTAQGLARVRRSSRKLSPELTRPFTPPPTFMNHLLTPERRFATATLALADVKVTGKKLGVTINDMVLAMSSGALRNLLLRYDGKAEPLLASVPVSYDFSPERISGNHFSGMLVALPVDCDDPLERVQATHENAVSAKESHQLLGPELVSRWAAYWPPAGTEAAFRWMSSRDGQNKVLNLNISNVPGPRERGRVGGALVTELYSVGPLTAGSGLNITVWSYVDQLNISVLTDGATVEDPHEVTEAMIADFIEIRRAAGISEELTVVEDAMAQA
- a CDS encoding crotonase/enoyl-CoA hydratase family protein → MSQESGDAEPAVLVEQRDRILIITINRPKAKNAVNAAVSRGLADAMDRLDDDAGLSVGILAGAGGSFCAGMDLKAFARGENVVVQGRGLGFTERPPAKPLIAAVEGYALAGGTELALATDMIVAASDSAFGIPEVKRGLVAGGGGLLRLPERIPYAIAMELALTGDSLPAARAHELGLVNVLADPGAALEAAVALAEKITANGPLAVAATKRIITESRGWSLDARFAEQMKILAPVFMSNDAKEGAIAFAEKRPPRWTGT
- a CDS encoding class I adenylate-forming enzyme family protein, producing MSIALLLEMAASSNPDRVALVSHDVSGDARLTTQQLSDLADGGAGVIAASAAEHVVYVGAGGAMLPLLVFAAARAGLPFTPINYRLSAASVQALIGRLPRPVVIVDDRYRDLLAGWSAQLLDSGEFLRAARSVEPAAEFPDPDSVAIVLFTSGTTSQPKAVELTHNNLTSYITGTVEFESAAPTDAALICVPPYHVAGIGAALSNLYAGRKMVYLTNFDPAEWVRLVNAEQVTTATVVPTMLDRIVTVLETGEHKLPSLRNLAYGGSRVGLPLVRRALELLPDVGFVNAYGLTETSSTIAVLTPDDHRAAQCASDATVARRLASVGRPVPGIELQIRGPDDAVLGPGETGELFVRGEQVSGRYTGIGSVLDEAGWFATKDIGMLDEDGYLFIGGRSDDTIIRGGENIAPAELEEVLIEHPQVRDVAVVGVEDPHWGQAIVAVVVPERGIDPDPAELRDYVRKSLRGSRTPDRVVFRDELPTTATGKVLRREIIEELAGTKS
- a CDS encoding TetR/AcrR family transcriptional regulator, translating into MTPPGSTPAKRGGTRNKMLISAAQVMRERGAAGVTIDSVLARSGAPRGSVYYHFPDGRNQILIEALRYAGDSITAVIDKAAGKGARVLLREFVNFWEHLLTEGGFTAGCPVVAAAISPADDELELAAEAGAILNRWCAALTRAFVTDGFAESAAASLAVTSVAALEGAIILCRSTRSVEPLREVGDQLEFLVKAREFVARNKVVQ
- a CDS encoding crotonase/enoyl-CoA hydratase family protein; protein product: MTTVSHVPQSALPELSTVTLERDGHVLLIGLNRPQKRNSFDRTMFADLSRAYALLESDSSVRAGVLFAHGDHFTGGLDLVDVGPSIAAGQTPFPDDGRDPWRLDGQWTTPLVAVAHGWCMTLGIELLLAADIRIAAAGTRFSQLEVQRGIYPFGGATIRLPREAGWGNAMRWLLTGDEFDAVEAHRVGLVQEVADDAPAALARAREIAHTIADRAAPLGVQATLASAHLARQEGEDAAIKRLIPDMRALFTSEDAAEGVQSFIERRQARFVGR
- a CDS encoding aldehyde dehydrogenase; this encodes MGEKTEYDKLFIGGKWTQPSTSDVIEVHCPATGEYVGKVPLAAAADVDAAVAAARAAFDHGPWPATPPKERAAVIANALKLLEERKDHFAKLLADETGQPPTTIETMHWMGSMGAMNFFAGPAVDQVKWKEIRTGSYGQTIVHREPIGVVGAIVAWNVPLFLAVNKLGPALLAGCTVVLKPAAETPLTANALAEVFAEAGLPDGVLSVVPGGVETGQALTSNPDVDLFTFTGSSAVGKEIGRRAADLLKPCTLELGGKSAAILLEDVDLTTAIPMMVFSGIMNTGQACVGQTRILAPRSRYDEIVDAVSAFVQALPMGPPSDPAAQIGSLISEKQRARVEGYIAKGIEEGARLVCGGGRPEGSDVLDKGFYVQPTVFADVDNKMTIAQEEIFGPVLVVIPYDTEEDAVTIANDSVYGLAGSVWTSDIAKGIEISEKIRTGTFAINWYAFDPCCPFGGYKNSGIGRENGPEGVEHFTQQKSVLMPMGHTIEG
- a CDS encoding class I SAM-dependent methyltransferase, producing MSIAPGVTDAFARRATLRRSLQLASKFRYEQTDPARFYGALAGDTATMVGDLWRATHGGPLAGRSLLDVGGGPGYFASAFADAGVRYIGVEPDPNEMHAAGPAHAPAPGSFVRASGMALPFADDVVDICLSSNVAEHVPRPWQLGAEMLRVTRPGGLVVLSYTVWLGPFGGHEMGLTHYLGGARAAARYARKHGHPAKNNYGSSLFAVSAAEGLDWATSTGAAIAAFPRYHPRWAWWLASVPVLREFLVSNLVLVLRAP